Within bacterium, the genomic segment CGCCTGCGGCCGTTGCTGGCCGGGGCGAGTGCACGCGTTCCCGGTGTCTGGGACGGCTTCGAACTCGCGGTTCGCGCAATCCTGGCGCAACAGGTCAGCCTTTCGGCCGCCGCGACCCTGGCATCGCGCCTGGTGCGGCGCCACGGCGAAACGATCCATGTCGACTCCAGGCCTGAACTCTCTCATCTCTTTCCCACGCCGTGCAGCTTGCGCAGCGCCGATCTGAGCGGCCTCGGTATGCCGAAACAGCGCACAGAGGCGATCCATAGTCTTTCCGCGGCCGTCGACGACGGTGAGTTGCAACTCGATGCGCCGCTGGGTCTCGAAGAGACCGTGGCCCGGCTTTGCCAGTTTCCGGGAATCGGGGAGTGGACGGCTCAGTACATCGCCATGCGCGCGACGCGCGAACCCGACGCCTTCCCCGATGCGGATCTGGTCTTGCGAAAAGCGCTGGGCAACGGTTCGGGTCCGGTCAAGCGGCGCGAGTTGCGCGAAGCCGCCGAAGCGTGGCGCCCCTGGCGCGCCTATGCCGCCATGCATCTTTGGGCGGCCGAAGCTTCGGCCGACTAGCGAGGAGATTCTTCAGTGGAACTTTACTACGACGAGATCGCATCCCCGATCGGAATGATCCTGCTAGTCGCCGATGAACGCGCATTGTGGGCACTCGACTTTGCGGACACGCGTGAGCGGATGATGCGCCTGTTGAAGATGCGCTACTCCGAGGTATCGCTGGTGCGCACGCGCAATCCCGGCGGATTCTCGGCGCGAGTTCGGGCCTATCTGGAAGGGGATCTGCGCGCGCTCGATGCGATTCCGGTCGATACCGGAGGCACGGACTTTCAGCGCAAGGTGTGGCGTGCGCTGCGCAAGGTGCGCTCGGGTCGTACTTCGAGCTACGGTGCGCTCGCGCGCAGGATCGGTGAACCGAAAGCGGCCCGCGCGGTGGGCGCGGCCAACGGTCGCAACCCCGTCGCACTGGTCCTGCCCTGCCATCGCATTCTGGGTGCGGATGGCTCGCTCACGGGTTACGCAGGGGGTCTACAGCGCAAACGCTGGTTGCTGGAGCACGAAGGTGTCGATGTGGCTGGCTAGTCTGAGGACTCCGCATCGTCGCCGAACTGAGCCGCCATTGCCTGACGTACGAGCCGAGTGGACACCGTCTCGTAGATGATGCCGCCGAACCACGACTGGTACTCGCCCAGTTGCTCTTCCAGATCGTCGCTGTAGTACAGGCGACCGTCGGCGACCACGGCTTCCAGGGAGTTGATTGCATCCATGTCCGCGGTGGGGTCCTTGCTGAAGATCAGCAGGTCGGCCAGCGCGTCCTTGACGATCCTGCCGTGTTTCGGATTTCGCAGGGTCTTTGCCGGACCGCGCGTGGCGATCCCCCAGACCTGTTCGATCGTCAGGCCCGCGCTCACGAACAGGTCCATCTCGTGGTAGAGGCTGACACCCGGAACCACGAAGGCCGTCTGCACGTCGGTGCCCAGGTGCAGGCGTGCACCGGCGTCGTACAAAGCCTTGATCATGCTCAGCCTCGGGTGCATCGAGTCGTGAAGCGCCTGAAATCCCTCGGGTGTCAGATTGCGCAGACCGGGTATGCCCTCGGTGGGGCTCCAGATCACGTCGCTGTAGAAGCGCGGAAGAAGCTCCGTGTCGGGGTTCTTCCGCAGTGTTTCGTAGTCGTCGAAGCGCATCAAGCGCTCGCTGCTCACGAGCGTCGGAGTATTCGCCATATCGTATTTCCGCACGGTCTCTACGATGCTCTTGCGTCGCGCCTCGTCGACCAGACTCCAGGCCTTCATGATCTCCGGGTAGTCGAGGTCTTCGTCGAGTTCGGGCGGAATGCCTATGCCGTGCTGGGCGTCGTCGAGTCTCGCGACCTCATACGGTACACCCTTCGGTGTGTGTCCGATCAGCGGAAGATCGGCTTCTTCGGCGGCCTCTCGAAGTGCCGCCAGGACTTCGGCACTCAGTCCGTTATAGGCCTTCACGCAGTCGAAACCGGACTTGAAGATCTCGTCGACTACCGCGCCGGCCTGTTCGGGTTTCAGTACCTGTCGGGTGTTTTTCCAGAGCGGAGAATCCCCGTCGACGAAAGGGCCACACGCGTAGATGCGCGGTCCGGGAAAGAGTTGTTTCGCGACGCCTTCACGCGCCGGTCCGACTGCGCTTCCATCGATGTCGCCCGCGTCTCTCACGGTGGTGATGCCGTAATACAAGAACAGGAACGCGAAAAGCTCCGTCTGCCCTGGAAGTGCGGCCATGGGGAAGTGCACGTGCATGTCGCTGAGTCCGGGCAGGACGTACATGCCGGCGAAATCCTCATCGTCGGCGAGACTCGGAGGCAAGGTCGG encodes:
- a CDS encoding methylated-DNA--[protein]-cysteine S-methyltransferase, producing the protein MELYYDEIASPIGMILLVADERALWALDFADTRERMMRLLKMRYSEVSLVRTRNPGGFSARVRAYLEGDLRALDAIPVDTGGTDFQRKVWRALRKVRSGRTSSYGALARRIGEPKAARAVGAANGRNPVALVLPCHRILGADGSLTGYAGGLQRKRWLLEHEGVDVAG
- a CDS encoding amidohydrolase family protein encodes the protein MPAYLRVVLILIAVVIFCGGIVYSSLQPPAPLEVPERGVTLHGVTVINPGRERRSNTSVIVRGNRIERVQPTLPPSLADDEDFAGMYVLPGLSDMHVHFPMAALPGQTELFAFLFLYYGITTVRDAGDIDGSAVGPAREGVAKQLFPGPRIYACGPFVDGDSPLWKNTRQVLKPEQAGAVVDEIFKSGFDCVKAYNGLSAEVLAALREAAEEADLPLIGHTPKGVPYEVARLDDAQHGIGIPPELDEDLDYPEIMKAWSLVDEARRKSIVETVRKYDMANTPTLVSSERLMRFDDYETLRKNPDTELLPRFYSDVIWSPTEGIPGLRNLTPEGFQALHDSMHPRLSMIKALYDAGARLHLGTDVQTAFVVPGVSLYHEMDLFVSAGLTIEQVWGIATRGPAKTLRNPKHGRIVKDALADLLIFSKDPTADMDAINSLEAVVADGRLYYSDDLEEQLGEYQSWFGGIIYETVSTRLVRQAMAAQFGDDAESSD